From the genome of Triticum aestivum cultivar Chinese Spring chromosome 3B, IWGSC CS RefSeq v2.1, whole genome shotgun sequence, one region includes:
- the LOC123066245 gene encoding probable glutathione S-transferase GSTU6 has product MASEGDVKLLGTVVSPFAVRVRMALHLKGVSYEYLEQDLFDKGELLLASNPVHKKVPVLIHADRPVCESLAIVEYVDQVWTDAASILPADPYGRAVARFWAAYVDDKLFPAWIGILRAATEEDRAEKLDAALAVVGPMEEALAQCSGGKDYFAGDSVGYLDIALGCNLFWFEALREMFGVTIIAAGSTPLLAAWAERFVQREAAKKAAPPMKSMVDYAGKLRSIWAAAATAAK; this is encoded by the coding sequence ATGGCCAGCGAAGGAGATGTGAAGCTGCTGGGCACGGTGGTGAGCCCGTTCGCGGTCCGCGTGCGCATGGCCCTGCATCTTAAGGGCGTGAGCTACGAGTACCTGGAGCAGGACCTGTTCGACAagggcgagctcctcctcgcctCCAACCCGGTGCACAAGAAGGTCCCCGTGCTCATCCACGCCGACAGGCCCGTCTGCGAGTCGCTCGCCATCGTCGAGTACGTCGACCAGGTCTGGACTGATGCAGCCTCGATCCTCCCCGCGGACCCCTACGGCCGTGCCGTCGCCCGCTTCTGGGCCGCCTACGTCGACGACAAGCTGTTCCCCGCGTGGATAGGCATCCTGCGCGCCGCCACGGAGGAGGACAGAGCCGAGAAGCTCGACGCCGCGCTCGCGGTGGTCGGGCCCATGGAGGAGGCCCTCGCCCAGTGCTCAGGTGGGAAAGACTACTTCGCCGGCGACTCCGTCGGGTACCTTGACATCGCGCTCGGGTGCAACCTCTTCTGGTTCGAGGCGCTCCGCGAGATGTTTGGCGTGACGATCATCGCCGCCGGCAGCACTCCTCTTTTGGCCGCCTGGGCTGAGAGGTTCGTGCAGagggaggcggccaagaaggcggcCCCGCCCATGAAGAGCATGGTGGACTACGCCGGGAAGCTGCGGAGTATCTGGGCTGCTGCTGCCACCGCTGCCAAGTAA
- the LOC123072060 gene encoding probable glutathione S-transferase GSTU6, whose protein sequence is MAGEGDDVKLLGSVVSPFAVRVRMALHLKGVSYEYLEQDLFHKGELLLAANPVLKKVPVLIHAGRPVCESLAIVEYVDDVWADGASLLPADSYGRAVARFWAAYVDDKLFPAWIGILRASTEEDRAERLDATLAVVGLMEDALAQCSGGKDFFAGDSVGYLDLALGCNLSWFKALREMFGVTVIDASRTPRMAAWAEKFEQTEAAKEAAPPMKSMVEHAGKLRAMWAAAAAAAK, encoded by the coding sequence ATGGCCGGCGAAGGAGACGACGTCAAGCTGCTGGGCTCGGTGGTGAGCCCGTTCGCGGTCCGCGTGCGAATGGCGCTGCACCTCAAGGGCGTGAGCTACGAGTACCTGGAGCAGGACCTGTTCCACAAGGGTGAGCTCCTCCTCGCCGCCAACCCGGTGCTCAAGAAGGTTCCCGTGCTCATCCACGCCGGCAGGCCCGTCTGCGAGTCGCTCGCCATCGTGGAGTACGTCGACGATGTCTGGGCCGACGGCGCCTCGCTCCTCCCTGCCGACTCTTACGGCCGCGCCGTCGCCCGCTTCTGGGCCGCCTACGTCGACGACAAGTTGTTCCCCGCGTGGATAGGCATCCTGCGCGCGTCCACGGAGGAGGACAGAGCCGAGAGGCTCGACGCCACTCTCGCGGTGGTCGGGCTCATGGAGGACGCCCTCGCCCAGTGCTCCGGTGGGAAGGACTTCTTCGCCGGCGACTCCGTCGGGTACCTCGACCTTGCGCTCGGGTGCAACCTGTCCTGGTTCAAGGCGCTGCGCGAGATGTTCGGCGTGACGGTCATCGACGCCAGCAGGACTCCGCGCATGGCCGCCTGGGCTGAGAAGTTCGAGCAGACGgaggcggcgaaggaggcggcccCGCCCATGAAGAGTATGGTGGAGCACGCCGGGAAGCTGCGGGCTATGTGGGCTGCTGCTGCCGCGGCTGCCAAGTAA